Proteins encoded in a region of the Gulosibacter sediminis genome:
- a CDS encoding helix-turn-helix domain-containing protein — protein sequence MSSNPNQGLPRFLTLSDVAEILNVELDVVRDLVDSNELAAIRIGSAGALRVEQLELERFVADQYEARRREAMFGQQEFIDIPEITGSGSWRDGNN from the coding sequence ATGTCTTCGAACCCCAACCAGGGGCTTCCCCGTTTCCTCACCCTGTCCGACGTGGCCGAGATCCTCAACGTCGAACTCGACGTCGTCCGCGACCTCGTGGACTCCAACGAACTTGCCGCGATCCGCATCGGCTCGGCCGGCGCGCTGCGCGTCGAACAGCTCGAGCTCGAGCGCTTTGTCGCCGATCAATACGAAGCCCGCCGCCGCGAGGCGATGTTTGGGCAGCAGGAATTCATCGATATTCCCGAGATCACCGGCTCGGGCAGCTGGCGCGACGGCAACAACTAG
- a CDS encoding SAF domain-containing protein, translating into MATARRSRVDPRLVIGIVLVAGSIAGVVGVVQSTAQTTTVYALGQAVAAGETITAEQLTAVEVSAATPTELYLTDASADSYIATRPIGAGELVPLTALGEADTSSAAVVVSIPGELPGGVGTGTTVEIWSAAAGERMGTYDAPQVIVAEAQVIRVIEQDDFVATAQVDVELRIPDGEIATVMSATSNGARLQLVPIHEPVQE; encoded by the coding sequence GTGGCAACAGCTCGTAGAAGCCGAGTCGATCCACGGCTCGTTATTGGCATCGTGCTCGTCGCCGGGTCGATCGCGGGTGTCGTCGGCGTCGTGCAGTCCACGGCGCAAACGACGACGGTCTACGCGCTGGGGCAGGCCGTCGCCGCGGGCGAGACGATCACCGCGGAACAACTCACCGCGGTTGAGGTCTCGGCCGCAACGCCCACCGAGCTCTACCTCACCGACGCGAGCGCCGACAGTTACATCGCGACCCGCCCCATCGGCGCGGGCGAGCTCGTGCCGCTCACCGCGCTCGGCGAGGCCGACACCTCGAGCGCGGCCGTGGTGGTGAGCATCCCGGGCGAGCTGCCGGGCGGGGTAGGCACCGGCACGACGGTCGAGATCTGGTCGGCCGCCGCGGGTGAACGAATGGGCACCTACGACGCGCCGCAGGTGATCGTCGCCGAGGCGCAGGTCATTCGCGTCATCGAGCAAGACGACTTTGTCGCGACGGCGCAGGTCGACGTCGAGCTGCGCATCCCCGACGGCGAGATCGCCACCGTCATGAGCGCGACCTCGAACGGGGCACGGCTGCAGCTTGTGCCCATTCACGAGCCGGTGCAGGAGTAA
- a CDS encoding AAA family ATPase, whose translation MARIILAVDYDVEANLLEGIIRAGHEIVDRVTGATSLAVAVERARPELVLAQAGPETLNLRSLAACDGAGARTIAVVGNEEERRQATELGLVDRIRADDGWDAVERLLEGEAARVAPPTAAPAAAKEPPRSRKDRRREESRRGRRNAPRDAAPRPPESGTTPPPTKPAPGRVLAVWGPHGSPGVTTVAIALAASLVNQGHRVLLVDADTYGGAIAPALGIADEAPGLAAACRLAGAGSLSAGELDRVSSELACARGTLRVLSGISNPARWPELPSERMRAVLWLARDEYEFVVVDVGFNLERDEELVSDVAAPRRNAAAHAAIEAADAVVAVGEATPVGLQRYLRARLGLVDLRGDAAHLETVITRLRRGATGTDSAGQVRQVLLRFGGIERATLLPDDPKAVDRAMAEAIAVVDAAPRSQLAKQLDALALRLAHVDDTAAPIAADLQSDRSLVQ comes from the coding sequence GTGGCGCGCATCATCCTGGCCGTCGACTACGACGTCGAGGCAAACCTGCTCGAGGGCATCATCCGCGCCGGGCACGAAATCGTTGACCGCGTCACCGGCGCCACTTCGCTTGCCGTGGCTGTCGAGCGCGCGCGGCCAGAACTCGTGCTCGCGCAGGCCGGCCCCGAGACCCTTAACCTCCGCAGCCTCGCCGCGTGCGACGGCGCCGGGGCCCGCACCATCGCGGTCGTCGGCAACGAGGAGGAGCGGCGGCAGGCCACCGAGCTCGGGCTCGTCGACCGCATCCGCGCCGACGACGGGTGGGATGCGGTCGAGCGACTCCTCGAGGGCGAGGCCGCCCGCGTTGCGCCGCCGACCGCGGCACCTGCGGCGGCGAAGGAGCCGCCGCGCAGCCGCAAGGATCGCCGCCGCGAGGAATCGCGGCGTGGCCGCCGCAACGCGCCGCGCGACGCCGCCCCGCGGCCACCCGAGTCGGGTACGACGCCGCCACCCACAAAACCCGCGCCCGGCCGCGTCCTCGCCGTCTGGGGCCCGCACGGATCGCCGGGCGTGACTACGGTGGCGATCGCGCTCGCGGCGTCGCTCGTGAACCAGGGCCACCGGGTGCTGCTCGTCGACGCCGACACCTACGGCGGGGCCATCGCTCCCGCGCTCGGCATCGCCGATGAGGCGCCGGGGCTCGCGGCCGCCTGCCGCCTCGCCGGGGCGGGCTCGCTCTCAGCCGGCGAGCTCGACCGCGTGAGCTCCGAACTCGCGTGCGCCCGCGGTACCTTGCGCGTGCTCTCGGGCATCAGCAATCCCGCCCGCTGGCCCGAGCTGCCGAGCGAGCGGATGCGCGCCGTGCTGTGGCTCGCGCGCGACGAGTATGAGTTTGTCGTCGTCGACGTCGGGTTCAACCTCGAGCGCGACGAGGAACTCGTGAGCGATGTCGCGGCCCCGCGCCGCAACGCCGCCGCGCACGCCGCGATCGAGGCGGCGGATGCCGTGGTCGCGGTCGGCGAGGCCACCCCGGTCGGCCTGCAACGCTACCTGCGGGCGCGGCTCGGCCTCGTCGACCTTCGCGGCGACGCGGCGCACCTCGAGACGGTGATCACCCGCCTGCGCCGCGGGGCCACGGGCACCGACTCGGCCGGGCAGGTGCGTCAGGTCTTGCTGCGGTTCGGCGGTATCGAACGGGCCACCCTGCTGCCCGACGACCCCAAGGCCGTCGACCGGGCGATGGCCGAGGCGATCGCCGTGGTCGACGCGGCACCGAGGTCGCAACTCGCGAAACAGCTCGACGCGCTGGCCCTCCGGCTCGCCCACGTTGACGACACCGCAGCACCGATTGCGGCGGATCTCCAATCAGATCGCTCACTCGTCCAATAA
- a CDS encoding sensor histidine kinase, producing the protein MSSLTNLIQRHSDLDSSDREWLMLLLADWQLLADLALADLVLWVRDSEARWVAVSQARPASAPTLFYRDLIGQRVREQWEMEVEAVYQRGVTIRSSAPDWFDEIPAQLTTSPVFSTRHADGRAQRSERPIAIITRHTNLAGTRQPTRQEVTFRECSEDLFDMIAAGEFPDLDAPEFSRRGAPRASDGLVRLDTDGVVTFASANALSALNKLGFGGELEGEIFSEVASTLVDDKRNVTVDEALPLVVTGRAPWMSDVDARGVTVTLRAIPLRRGGERLGAIVLCRDTTDVRNQMQELITKDATIREIHHRVKNNLQTVAALLRIQARRAKADEARESLLQAMRRVSSIAVVHDTLSGGFSQSVDFDEVFARVMRLATEVAGGTGTEVRPVLEGSFGSVPSEFATPLALALTELVTNAVEHGFPAGSSDGQVAVTVERDDDNLAIQVRDNGVGMVGGHEGSGLGTQIVRTLVEGELGGAISWQENPSGGTIVQISIPRRWGVG; encoded by the coding sequence GTGTCGAGCCTCACCAACCTCATTCAACGCCACAGCGACCTCGATTCGAGCGATCGCGAGTGGCTCATGCTGCTGCTCGCCGACTGGCAGCTGCTCGCCGACCTCGCCCTCGCCGATCTCGTGCTCTGGGTGCGCGACTCCGAGGCTCGCTGGGTCGCCGTCAGCCAGGCGCGGCCGGCGTCGGCGCCGACGCTGTTCTACCGCGACCTCATCGGGCAGCGGGTGCGCGAGCAGTGGGAGATGGAGGTCGAGGCGGTCTACCAGCGCGGCGTGACCATCCGTTCATCCGCCCCCGACTGGTTTGACGAGATTCCGGCGCAGCTCACGACGAGCCCCGTGTTCTCAACCCGTCACGCCGACGGCCGGGCGCAGCGCTCCGAGCGGCCGATCGCGATCATCACGCGGCACACGAACCTCGCCGGCACCCGGCAGCCCACCCGCCAGGAGGTCACTTTCCGCGAGTGCTCGGAGGACCTCTTCGACATGATCGCGGCGGGGGAGTTCCCCGACCTCGACGCCCCCGAATTCTCGCGTCGCGGCGCACCCCGCGCCTCGGACGGTCTCGTGCGGCTCGACACCGACGGCGTCGTCACCTTTGCGAGCGCGAACGCCCTGTCGGCGCTGAACAAGCTCGGCTTCGGCGGCGAGCTCGAGGGCGAGATCTTCTCGGAGGTCGCCTCGACCCTCGTCGACGACAAGCGCAACGTCACGGTCGACGAGGCGCTACCGCTCGTCGTGACCGGCCGGGCGCCGTGGATGAGCGATGTGGATGCGCGCGGCGTCACGGTCACGCTGCGGGCGATTCCCCTGCGGCGCGGCGGCGAGCGCCTCGGCGCGATCGTGCTCTGCCGCGACACGACCGATGTGCGTAATCAGATGCAGGAGCTCATCACCAAGGACGCGACGATTCGCGAGATTCACCACCGGGTGAAGAATAACCTGCAGACCGTCGCGGCGCTGCTGCGCATCCAGGCCCGCCGCGCGAAGGCCGACGAGGCCCGCGAGTCGCTGCTGCAGGCGATGCGCCGCGTCTCGTCGATCGCCGTCGTGCACGACACCCTCTCGGGCGGCTTCTCGCAGTCGGTCGACTTCGACGAGGTGTTCGCCCGCGTCATGCGGCTCGCGACCGAGGTCGCCGGCGGCACCGGCACCGAGGTGCGACCGGTGCTCGAGGGGTCGTTCGGCTCGGTGCCGAGCGAGTTCGCGACACCGCTCGCGCTCGCGCTCACCGAGCTCGTTACGAACGCTGTCGAGCACGGGTTTCCGGCGGGCAGCTCCGACGGCCAGGTCGCCGTCACCGTCGAGCGCGACGACGACAACCTCGCCATTCAGGTGCGCGATAACGGCGTGGGCATGGTCGGCGGCCACGAAGGCTCGGGCCTCGGCACGCAGATCGTGCGAACGCTCGTCGAGGGTGAGCTCGGCGGCGCCATCTCGTGGCAGGAAAACCCGAGCGGCGGCACCATCGTGCAGATCAGCATCCCGCGCCGCTGGGGCGTGGGGTAA
- a CDS encoding WhiB family transcriptional regulator, whose product MDWRDRAACLHADPELFFPVGNTGPAIEQIDAAKSICSRCPVTEQCLQYALDTNQDSGVWGGLSEDERRALKRRAARARRAS is encoded by the coding sequence ATGGATTGGCGTGATCGCGCTGCATGCTTGCATGCTGACCCCGAGCTGTTCTTCCCGGTTGGCAACACCGGCCCCGCGATTGAACAGATCGACGCCGCCAAGTCAATCTGCTCGCGCTGCCCGGTAACCGAGCAGTGCCTGCAGTACGCACTCGACACAAACCAGGACTCTGGTGTTTGGGGTGGCCTTTCTGAGGACGAGCGTCGCGCGCTCAAGCGTCGCGCTGCCCGCGCCCGCCGCGCCAGCTAA